In a single window of the Hirundo rustica isolate bHirRus1 chromosome 7, bHirRus1.pri.v3, whole genome shotgun sequence genome:
- the PKP4 gene encoding plakophilin-4 isoform X1, whose protein sequence is MPAPEQSPMVEEGLPQTAQETSTGPGMEPETTATTILASVKEQELQFQRLTRELEVERQIVANQLERCRLGAESPSIASTSSTEKSFPWRSSDPPPTSVSKPQVSEGVHTNAYDIRTEAEQGTLYSPEQTSLHESEGSVGNSRSSTQMNSYSDSGYQEISSFHNSQNLNKSEIRQQHSLGGAPNNHVVRSSRAEGQTSVQPSANTATNRVMRRVSSVPSRAQSPSYVVGTGVSPSRGSLRTSLGGGYGSPGVAEQRSLPSHAYSSSTLPVQRAGSPYAPHRPASPSAVRRVGSLTSRQPNPGSGAAQYQAAGRVGSPLALTDVPTRVGSPSQTQLGSSSPKRSGMTAVPQHLGTTLQRTIHDMEQYGQQYDIYERMVPPRPDSLTGLRSSYASQHSQLGQELRSAVSPDMHITPIYEGRTFYSPVYRSPNHGTVELHHGSQAALFRTGSGMGNLQRSSSQRSTLTYQRNTYGLPTAAALAEPLRAVPFRLPEPAYGRLHPTPDGGTTRSPSIDSIHKDPREFAWRDPELPEVIHMLQHQFPSVQANAAAYLQHLCFGDNKVKIEVCRLGGIKHLVDLLDHRVLEVQKNACGALRNLVYGKSTDENKIAMKNVGGIPALLRLLRKSVDAEVKELVTGVLWNLSSCDAVKMTIIRDALSTLTNTVIVPHSGWNSSSFDDDHKIKFQTSLVLRNTTGCLRNLSSAGEEARKQMRSCEGLVDSLLYVIHTCVNTSDYDSKTVENCVCTLRNLSYRLELEVPQARLLGINELDDLLGKESPSKDSEPSCWGKKKKKKKKTLQEDQWDGVGPIPGFSKSPKGVEMLWHPSVVKPYLTLLAESSNPATLEGSAGSLQNLSAGNWKFAAYIRAAVRKEKGLPILVELLRMDNDRVVSSVATALRNMALDVRNKELIGKYAMRDLVNRLPGGNGPSILSDETVAAICCALHEVTSKNMENAKALADTGGIEKLVNITKGRGDRSSLKVVKAAAQVLNTLWQYRDLRSIYKKDGWNQSHFITPVSTLERERFKSHPSLSTANQQMSPVMQSVGSTSSSPALLGIREPRSEYDRPHPSMQYYSSQGDVIAHKDIYTGSSKASPIYISSYSSPGREQNRRLQHQQLYYSQEDTTRKNYDAYRLYLQSPHSYEDPYFDDRVHFPATSDYTTQYGLKSTTNYVDFYSTRRSSYRAEQYPGSPDSWV, encoded by the exons ctctACTGAGAAGTCATTTCCTTGGAGATCCTCAG ATCCTCCGCCCACCAGTGTAAGCAAACCCCAGGTGTCAGAGGGTGTTCACACCAATGCCTATGATATTAGGACAGAAGCAGAGCAAGGGACTCTCTACTCACCAGAGCAGACATCTCTTCATGAAAGTGAGG GGTCTGTTGGTAACTCAAGAAGTTCAACACAAATGAATTCTTATTCTGACAGTGGTTACCAGGAAATAAGCAGTTTCCATAACAGCCAAAACTTGAACAAGTCAGAGATCAGACAGCAGCATTCCCTTGGTGGAGCCCCCAACAACCATGTGGTGAGGAGCTCGCGCGCCGAAGGGCAGACGTCAGTCCAG CCTTCAGCAAACACCGCTACCAACCGTGTGATGCGACGGGTCAGTTCGGTGCCATCCAGAGCACAGTCTCCCTCCTACGTGGTCGGCACCGGCGTGTCCCCGTCACGGGGCTCGCTGCGGACATCTCTGGGGGGCGGCTACGGCTCTCCCGGAGTGGCTGAGCAGAGATCCCTGCCTTCCCACGCGTACTCCTCCAGCACGCTGCCCGTGCAGCGGGCGGGCTCCCCGTACGCCCCGCACAGACCTGCCTCCCCCTCGGCCGTGCGGCGCGTCGGCTCGCTCACGTCCCGGCAGCCCAACCCCGGCAGCGGCGCTGCCCAGTACCAGGCAGCTGGCAGAGTCGGCTCTCCCCTTGCCCTTACTGATGTGCCAACCAGAGTGGGTTCTCCATCCCAAACTCAGCTGGGATCCTCTTCCCCGAAGCGTTCTGGCATGACGGCAGTTCCGCAGCACCTGGGGACGACGCTGCAGAGGACGATTCATGACATGGAACAGTATGGACAGCAATACGATATCTATGAGAGGATGGTCCCCCCACGGCCAGACAGCCTCACAG GCCTGAGGAGTTCGTACGcgagccagcacagccagctggggcaggagctgcgcTCGGCGGTGTCCCCGGACATGCACATCACCCCCATCTACGAGGGCAGGACGTTCTACAGCCCCGTGTACCGCAGCCCCAACCACGGCACCGTCGAGCTGCACCACGGCTCCCAGGCCGCCCTGTTCCGCACCGGCTCCG GCATGGGTAACCTGCAGCGATCCTCCAGCCAGCGTAGCACGCTCACATACCAAAGAAACACCTACGGGCTGCCCACAGCGGCAGCGCTGGCGGAGCCGCTGCGGGCGGTGCCGTTCCGGCTGCCCGAGCCCGCCTACGGCCGCCTGCACCCCACGCCCGATGGCGGCACCACGCGCTCGCCCTCCATCGACAGCATCCACAAGGACCCCAG GGAGTTTGCGTGGCGGGATCCGGAGCTGCCTGAGGTCATTcacatgctccagcaccagtTCCCGTCGGTGCAGGCCAACGCAGCTGCCTATCTGCAGCACCTCTGCTTTGGGGATAACAAAGTGAAAATAGAG GTCTGTAGGCTAGGAGGTATCAAGCACCTGGTGGATCTCCTGGATCACAGAGTCCTGGAGGTTCAGAAGAACGCCTGTGGTGCACTGAGGAACCTTGTTTACGGGAAGTCCACTGATGAGAACAAAATAGCCATGAAGAACGTGGGAGGGATTCCTGCCCTTCTGCGGTTGCTGAGGAAGTCTGTCGATGCCGAGGTCAAAGAGCTGGTGACAG GGGTTCTCTGGAACTTGTCTTCATGTGATGCCGTGAAGATGACAATCATTCGAGATGCTCTGTCCACTCTGACAAACACTGTGATAGTGCCCCACTCGGGATGGAACAGCTCCTCCTTTGACGATGatcataaaattaaatttcagacTTCCCTCGTTCTGCGCAATACAACAGGATGCCTGAG GAACCTAAGCTCTGCTGGGGAAGAGGCACGTAAGCAGATGAGGTCCTGCGAAGGACTGGTCGATTCGCTGCTCTATGTGATTCACACCTGTGTGAACACCTCAGATTATGACAGCAAG ACAGTGGAGAATTGTGTGTGCACCTTGAGGAACCTTTCCTACCGCTTGGAACTGGAGGTACCTCAGGCACGGCTGCTGGGAATCAATGAACTGGATGACTTGTTGGGAAAAGAGTCACCCAGCAAAGACTCAGAGCCAagctgctgggggaaaaaaaagaagaagaaaaaaaaaactttgcaGGAGGATCAG TGGGATGGAGTTGGCCCTATTCCAGGATTTTCCAAGTCTCCTAAAGGGGTGGAAATGCTCTGGCACCCGTCGGTGGTGAAGCCATACCTGACACTCCTGGCAGAGAGCTCCAACCCAGCCACTCTggagggctctgcaggatcACTCCAGAACCTTTCTGCAGGCAATTGGAAG TTCGCAGCCTACATCCGCGCCGCCgtgaggaaggagaaggggctgcCCATCCTCGTGGAGCTGCTGCGGATGGACAACGACAGAGTGGTGTCATCTGTGGCAACTGCCCTAAGGAACATGGCCTTAGACGTGCGGAACAAGGAGCTCATTG GTAAATACGCCATGCGAGACCTGGTCAATCGGCTGCCGGGAGGCAACGGGCCGAGCATCCTGTCGGACGAGACAGTGGCTGCCATCTGCTGCGCCCTGCACGAGGTCACCAGCAAGAACATGGAGAATGCCAAGGCCCTCGCCGACACCGGTGGGATAGAGAAGCTGGTCAACATAACAAAGGGAAGAGGTGACAG GTCCTCACTGAAGGTTGTCAAGGCGGCGGCCCAGGTACTGAACACGCTGTGGCAGTACCGAGACCTCCGGAGCATTTACAAAAAG GATGGATGGAATCAAAGTCACTTTATTACACCAGTATCAACACTGGAACGAGAGAGATTCAAATCCCATCCTTCTCTATCCACAGCCAATCAGCAGATGTCACCTGTCATGCAGTCCG TTGGCAGCACGTCCTCGTCCCCGGCTTTGTTGGGAATCAGAGAGCCTCGCTCCGAGTACGACAGGCCGCACCCTTCTATGCAGTATTACAGTAGCCAGGGCGATGTCATTGCACATAAAGATATCTACACTG GTTCTAGCAAAGCTTCACCAATTTACATCAGTTCCTATTCCTCCCCAGGCAGAGAACAGAACCGGCGGCTGCAG CATCAGCAATTGTACTACAGCCAAGAAGATACCACCAGGAAAAACTACGATGCTTACCGGTTGTACCTGCAGTCCCCACACAGCTATGAGGACCCTTACTTTGACGATCGAGTTCACTTTCCTGCTACTTCAGATTACACAACTCAGTATGGACTGAAATCAACCACCAATTATGTTGACTTTTATTCCACCAGACGATCTTCCTACCGAGCAGAACAGTACCCGGGCTCTCCTGACTCCTGGGTGTAG
- the PKP4 gene encoding plakophilin-4 isoform X8, giving the protein MNSYSDSGYQEISSFHNSQNLNKSEIRQQHSLGGAPNNHVVRSSRAEGQTSVQPSANTATNRVMRRVSSVPSRAQSPSYVVGTGVSPSRGSLRTSLGGGYGSPGVAEQRSLPSHAYSSSTLPVQRAGSPYAPHRPASPSAVRRVGSLTSRQPNPGSGAAQYQAAGRVGSPLALTDVPTRVGSPSQTQLGSSSPKRSGMTAVPQHLGTTLQRTIHDMEQYGQQYDIYERMVPPRPDSLTGLRSSYASQHSQLGQELRSAVSPDMHITPIYEGRTFYSPVYRSPNHGTVELHHGSQAALFRTGSGMGNLQRSSSQRSTLTYQRNTYGLPTAAALAEPLRAVPFRLPEPAYGRLHPTPDGGTTRSPSIDSIHKDPREFAWRDPELPEVIHMLQHQFPSVQANAAAYLQHLCFGDNKVKIEVCRLGGIKHLVDLLDHRVLEVQKNACGALRNLVYGKSTDENKIAMKNVGGIPALLRLLRKSVDAEVKELVTGVLWNLSSCDAVKMTIIRDALSTLTNTVIVPHSGWNSSSFDDDHKIKFQTSLVLRNTTGCLRNLSSAGEEARKQMRSCEGLVDSLLYVIHTCVNTSDYDSKTVENCVCTLRNLSYRLELEVPQARLLGINELDDLLGKESPSKDSEPSCWGKKKKKKKKTLQEDQWDGVGPIPGFSKSPKGVEMLWHPSVVKPYLTLLAESSNPATLEGSAGSLQNLSAGNWKFAAYIRAAVRKEKGLPILVELLRMDNDRVVSSVATALRNMALDVRNKELIGKYAMRDLVNRLPGGNGPSILSDETVAAICCALHEVTSKNMENAKALADTGGIEKLVNITKGRGDRSSLKVVKAAAQVLNTLWQYRDLRSIYKKDGWNQSHFITPVSTLERERFKSHPSLSTANQQMSPVMQSVGSTSSSPALLGIREPRSEYDRPHPSMQYYSSQGDVIAHKDIYTGSSKASPIYISSYSSPGREQNRRLQQHQQLYYSQEDTTRKNYDAYRLYLQSPHSYEDPYFDDRVHFPATSDYTTQYGLKSTTNYVDFYSTRRSSYRAEQYPGSPDSWV; this is encoded by the exons ATGAATTCTTATTCTGACAGTGGTTACCAGGAAATAAGCAGTTTCCATAACAGCCAAAACTTGAACAAGTCAGAGATCAGACAGCAGCATTCCCTTGGTGGAGCCCCCAACAACCATGTGGTGAGGAGCTCGCGCGCCGAAGGGCAGACGTCAGTCCAG CCTTCAGCAAACACCGCTACCAACCGTGTGATGCGACGGGTCAGTTCGGTGCCATCCAGAGCACAGTCTCCCTCCTACGTGGTCGGCACCGGCGTGTCCCCGTCACGGGGCTCGCTGCGGACATCTCTGGGGGGCGGCTACGGCTCTCCCGGAGTGGCTGAGCAGAGATCCCTGCCTTCCCACGCGTACTCCTCCAGCACGCTGCCCGTGCAGCGGGCGGGCTCCCCGTACGCCCCGCACAGACCTGCCTCCCCCTCGGCCGTGCGGCGCGTCGGCTCGCTCACGTCCCGGCAGCCCAACCCCGGCAGCGGCGCTGCCCAGTACCAGGCAGCTGGCAGAGTCGGCTCTCCCCTTGCCCTTACTGATGTGCCAACCAGAGTGGGTTCTCCATCCCAAACTCAGCTGGGATCCTCTTCCCCGAAGCGTTCTGGCATGACGGCAGTTCCGCAGCACCTGGGGACGACGCTGCAGAGGACGATTCATGACATGGAACAGTATGGACAGCAATACGATATCTATGAGAGGATGGTCCCCCCACGGCCAGACAGCCTCACAG GCCTGAGGAGTTCGTACGcgagccagcacagccagctggggcaggagctgcgcTCGGCGGTGTCCCCGGACATGCACATCACCCCCATCTACGAGGGCAGGACGTTCTACAGCCCCGTGTACCGCAGCCCCAACCACGGCACCGTCGAGCTGCACCACGGCTCCCAGGCCGCCCTGTTCCGCACCGGCTCCG GCATGGGTAACCTGCAGCGATCCTCCAGCCAGCGTAGCACGCTCACATACCAAAGAAACACCTACGGGCTGCCCACAGCGGCAGCGCTGGCGGAGCCGCTGCGGGCGGTGCCGTTCCGGCTGCCCGAGCCCGCCTACGGCCGCCTGCACCCCACGCCCGATGGCGGCACCACGCGCTCGCCCTCCATCGACAGCATCCACAAGGACCCCAG GGAGTTTGCGTGGCGGGATCCGGAGCTGCCTGAGGTCATTcacatgctccagcaccagtTCCCGTCGGTGCAGGCCAACGCAGCTGCCTATCTGCAGCACCTCTGCTTTGGGGATAACAAAGTGAAAATAGAG GTCTGTAGGCTAGGAGGTATCAAGCACCTGGTGGATCTCCTGGATCACAGAGTCCTGGAGGTTCAGAAGAACGCCTGTGGTGCACTGAGGAACCTTGTTTACGGGAAGTCCACTGATGAGAACAAAATAGCCATGAAGAACGTGGGAGGGATTCCTGCCCTTCTGCGGTTGCTGAGGAAGTCTGTCGATGCCGAGGTCAAAGAGCTGGTGACAG GGGTTCTCTGGAACTTGTCTTCATGTGATGCCGTGAAGATGACAATCATTCGAGATGCTCTGTCCACTCTGACAAACACTGTGATAGTGCCCCACTCGGGATGGAACAGCTCCTCCTTTGACGATGatcataaaattaaatttcagacTTCCCTCGTTCTGCGCAATACAACAGGATGCCTGAG GAACCTAAGCTCTGCTGGGGAAGAGGCACGTAAGCAGATGAGGTCCTGCGAAGGACTGGTCGATTCGCTGCTCTATGTGATTCACACCTGTGTGAACACCTCAGATTATGACAGCAAG ACAGTGGAGAATTGTGTGTGCACCTTGAGGAACCTTTCCTACCGCTTGGAACTGGAGGTACCTCAGGCACGGCTGCTGGGAATCAATGAACTGGATGACTTGTTGGGAAAAGAGTCACCCAGCAAAGACTCAGAGCCAagctgctgggggaaaaaaaagaagaagaaaaaaaaaactttgcaGGAGGATCAG TGGGATGGAGTTGGCCCTATTCCAGGATTTTCCAAGTCTCCTAAAGGGGTGGAAATGCTCTGGCACCCGTCGGTGGTGAAGCCATACCTGACACTCCTGGCAGAGAGCTCCAACCCAGCCACTCTggagggctctgcaggatcACTCCAGAACCTTTCTGCAGGCAATTGGAAG TTCGCAGCCTACATCCGCGCCGCCgtgaggaaggagaaggggctgcCCATCCTCGTGGAGCTGCTGCGGATGGACAACGACAGAGTGGTGTCATCTGTGGCAACTGCCCTAAGGAACATGGCCTTAGACGTGCGGAACAAGGAGCTCATTG GTAAATACGCCATGCGAGACCTGGTCAATCGGCTGCCGGGAGGCAACGGGCCGAGCATCCTGTCGGACGAGACAGTGGCTGCCATCTGCTGCGCCCTGCACGAGGTCACCAGCAAGAACATGGAGAATGCCAAGGCCCTCGCCGACACCGGTGGGATAGAGAAGCTGGTCAACATAACAAAGGGAAGAGGTGACAG GTCCTCACTGAAGGTTGTCAAGGCGGCGGCCCAGGTACTGAACACGCTGTGGCAGTACCGAGACCTCCGGAGCATTTACAAAAAG GATGGATGGAATCAAAGTCACTTTATTACACCAGTATCAACACTGGAACGAGAGAGATTCAAATCCCATCCTTCTCTATCCACAGCCAATCAGCAGATGTCACCTGTCATGCAGTCCG TTGGCAGCACGTCCTCGTCCCCGGCTTTGTTGGGAATCAGAGAGCCTCGCTCCGAGTACGACAGGCCGCACCCTTCTATGCAGTATTACAGTAGCCAGGGCGATGTCATTGCACATAAAGATATCTACACTG GTTCTAGCAAAGCTTCACCAATTTACATCAGTTCCTATTCCTCCCCAGGCAGAGAACAGAACCGGCGGCTGCAG CAGCATCAGCAATTGTACTACAGCCAAGAAGATACCACCAGGAAAAACTACGATGCTTACCGGTTGTACCTGCAGTCCCCACACAGCTATGAGGACCCTTACTTTGACGATCGAGTTCACTTTCCTGCTACTTCAGATTACACAACTCAGTATGGACTGAAATCAACCACCAATTATGTTGACTTTTATTCCACCAGACGATCTTCCTACCGAGCAGAACAGTACCCGGGCTCTCCTGACTCCTGGGTGTAG
- the PKP4 gene encoding plakophilin-4 isoform X6: MPAPEQSPMVEEGLPQTAQETSTGPGMEPETTATTILASVKEQELQFQRLTRELEVERQIVANQLERCRLGAESPSIASTSSTEKSFPWRSSGSVGNSRSSTQMNSYSDSGYQEISSFHNSQNLNKSEIRQQHSLGGAPNNHVVRSSRAEGQTSVQPSANTATNRVMRRVSSVPSRAQSPSYVVGTGVSPSRGSLRTSLGGGYGSPGVAEQRSLPSHAYSSSTLPVQRAGSPYAPHRPASPSAVRRVGSLTSRQPNPGSGAAQYQAAGRVGSPLALTDVPTRVGSPSQTQLGSSSPKRSGMTAVPQHLGTTLQRTIHDMEQYGQQYDIYERMVPPRPDSLTGLRSSYASQHSQLGQELRSAVSPDMHITPIYEGRTFYSPVYRSPNHGTVELHHGSQAALFRTGSGMGNLQRSSSQRSTLTYQRNTYGLPTAAALAEPLRAVPFRLPEPAYGRLHPTPDGGTTRSPSIDSIHKDPREFAWRDPELPEVIHMLQHQFPSVQANAAAYLQHLCFGDNKVKIEVCRLGGIKHLVDLLDHRVLEVQKNACGALRNLVYGKSTDENKIAMKNVGGIPALLRLLRKSVDAEVKELVTGVLWNLSSCDAVKMTIIRDALSTLTNTVIVPHSGWNSSSFDDDHKIKFQTSLVLRNTTGCLRNLSSAGEEARKQMRSCEGLVDSLLYVIHTCVNTSDYDSKTVENCVCTLRNLSYRLELEVPQARLLGINELDDLLGKESPSKDSEPSCWGKKKKKKKKTLQEDQWDGVGPIPGFSKSPKGVEMLWHPSVVKPYLTLLAESSNPATLEGSAGSLQNLSAGNWKFAAYIRAAVRKEKGLPILVELLRMDNDRVVSSVATALRNMALDVRNKELIGKYAMRDLVNRLPGGNGPSILSDETVAAICCALHEVTSKNMENAKALADTGGIEKLVNITKGRGDRSSLKVVKAAAQVLNTLWQYRDLRSIYKKDGWNQSHFITPVSTLERERFKSHPSLSTANQQMSPVMQSVGSTSSSPALLGIREPRSEYDRPHPSMQYYSSQGDVIAHKDIYTGSSKASPIYISSYSSPGREQNRRLQQHQQLYYSQEDTTRKNYDAYRLYLQSPHSYEDPYFDDRVHFPATSDYTTQYGLKSTTNYVDFYSTRRSSYRAEQYPGSPDSWV; the protein is encoded by the exons ctctACTGAGAAGTCATTTCCTTGGAGATCCTCAG GGTCTGTTGGTAACTCAAGAAGTTCAACACAAATGAATTCTTATTCTGACAGTGGTTACCAGGAAATAAGCAGTTTCCATAACAGCCAAAACTTGAACAAGTCAGAGATCAGACAGCAGCATTCCCTTGGTGGAGCCCCCAACAACCATGTGGTGAGGAGCTCGCGCGCCGAAGGGCAGACGTCAGTCCAG CCTTCAGCAAACACCGCTACCAACCGTGTGATGCGACGGGTCAGTTCGGTGCCATCCAGAGCACAGTCTCCCTCCTACGTGGTCGGCACCGGCGTGTCCCCGTCACGGGGCTCGCTGCGGACATCTCTGGGGGGCGGCTACGGCTCTCCCGGAGTGGCTGAGCAGAGATCCCTGCCTTCCCACGCGTACTCCTCCAGCACGCTGCCCGTGCAGCGGGCGGGCTCCCCGTACGCCCCGCACAGACCTGCCTCCCCCTCGGCCGTGCGGCGCGTCGGCTCGCTCACGTCCCGGCAGCCCAACCCCGGCAGCGGCGCTGCCCAGTACCAGGCAGCTGGCAGAGTCGGCTCTCCCCTTGCCCTTACTGATGTGCCAACCAGAGTGGGTTCTCCATCCCAAACTCAGCTGGGATCCTCTTCCCCGAAGCGTTCTGGCATGACGGCAGTTCCGCAGCACCTGGGGACGACGCTGCAGAGGACGATTCATGACATGGAACAGTATGGACAGCAATACGATATCTATGAGAGGATGGTCCCCCCACGGCCAGACAGCCTCACAG GCCTGAGGAGTTCGTACGcgagccagcacagccagctggggcaggagctgcgcTCGGCGGTGTCCCCGGACATGCACATCACCCCCATCTACGAGGGCAGGACGTTCTACAGCCCCGTGTACCGCAGCCCCAACCACGGCACCGTCGAGCTGCACCACGGCTCCCAGGCCGCCCTGTTCCGCACCGGCTCCG GCATGGGTAACCTGCAGCGATCCTCCAGCCAGCGTAGCACGCTCACATACCAAAGAAACACCTACGGGCTGCCCACAGCGGCAGCGCTGGCGGAGCCGCTGCGGGCGGTGCCGTTCCGGCTGCCCGAGCCCGCCTACGGCCGCCTGCACCCCACGCCCGATGGCGGCACCACGCGCTCGCCCTCCATCGACAGCATCCACAAGGACCCCAG GGAGTTTGCGTGGCGGGATCCGGAGCTGCCTGAGGTCATTcacatgctccagcaccagtTCCCGTCGGTGCAGGCCAACGCAGCTGCCTATCTGCAGCACCTCTGCTTTGGGGATAACAAAGTGAAAATAGAG GTCTGTAGGCTAGGAGGTATCAAGCACCTGGTGGATCTCCTGGATCACAGAGTCCTGGAGGTTCAGAAGAACGCCTGTGGTGCACTGAGGAACCTTGTTTACGGGAAGTCCACTGATGAGAACAAAATAGCCATGAAGAACGTGGGAGGGATTCCTGCCCTTCTGCGGTTGCTGAGGAAGTCTGTCGATGCCGAGGTCAAAGAGCTGGTGACAG GGGTTCTCTGGAACTTGTCTTCATGTGATGCCGTGAAGATGACAATCATTCGAGATGCTCTGTCCACTCTGACAAACACTGTGATAGTGCCCCACTCGGGATGGAACAGCTCCTCCTTTGACGATGatcataaaattaaatttcagacTTCCCTCGTTCTGCGCAATACAACAGGATGCCTGAG GAACCTAAGCTCTGCTGGGGAAGAGGCACGTAAGCAGATGAGGTCCTGCGAAGGACTGGTCGATTCGCTGCTCTATGTGATTCACACCTGTGTGAACACCTCAGATTATGACAGCAAG ACAGTGGAGAATTGTGTGTGCACCTTGAGGAACCTTTCCTACCGCTTGGAACTGGAGGTACCTCAGGCACGGCTGCTGGGAATCAATGAACTGGATGACTTGTTGGGAAAAGAGTCACCCAGCAAAGACTCAGAGCCAagctgctgggggaaaaaaaagaagaagaaaaaaaaaactttgcaGGAGGATCAG TGGGATGGAGTTGGCCCTATTCCAGGATTTTCCAAGTCTCCTAAAGGGGTGGAAATGCTCTGGCACCCGTCGGTGGTGAAGCCATACCTGACACTCCTGGCAGAGAGCTCCAACCCAGCCACTCTggagggctctgcaggatcACTCCAGAACCTTTCTGCAGGCAATTGGAAG TTCGCAGCCTACATCCGCGCCGCCgtgaggaaggagaaggggctgcCCATCCTCGTGGAGCTGCTGCGGATGGACAACGACAGAGTGGTGTCATCTGTGGCAACTGCCCTAAGGAACATGGCCTTAGACGTGCGGAACAAGGAGCTCATTG GTAAATACGCCATGCGAGACCTGGTCAATCGGCTGCCGGGAGGCAACGGGCCGAGCATCCTGTCGGACGAGACAGTGGCTGCCATCTGCTGCGCCCTGCACGAGGTCACCAGCAAGAACATGGAGAATGCCAAGGCCCTCGCCGACACCGGTGGGATAGAGAAGCTGGTCAACATAACAAAGGGAAGAGGTGACAG GTCCTCACTGAAGGTTGTCAAGGCGGCGGCCCAGGTACTGAACACGCTGTGGCAGTACCGAGACCTCCGGAGCATTTACAAAAAG GATGGATGGAATCAAAGTCACTTTATTACACCAGTATCAACACTGGAACGAGAGAGATTCAAATCCCATCCTTCTCTATCCACAGCCAATCAGCAGATGTCACCTGTCATGCAGTCCG TTGGCAGCACGTCCTCGTCCCCGGCTTTGTTGGGAATCAGAGAGCCTCGCTCCGAGTACGACAGGCCGCACCCTTCTATGCAGTATTACAGTAGCCAGGGCGATGTCATTGCACATAAAGATATCTACACTG GTTCTAGCAAAGCTTCACCAATTTACATCAGTTCCTATTCCTCCCCAGGCAGAGAACAGAACCGGCGGCTGCAG CAGCATCAGCAATTGTACTACAGCCAAGAAGATACCACCAGGAAAAACTACGATGCTTACCGGTTGTACCTGCAGTCCCCACACAGCTATGAGGACCCTTACTTTGACGATCGAGTTCACTTTCCTGCTACTTCAGATTACACAACTCAGTATGGACTGAAATCAACCACCAATTATGTTGACTTTTATTCCACCAGACGATCTTCCTACCGAGCAGAACAGTACCCGGGCTCTCCTGACTCCTGGGTGTAG